A DNA window from Ipomoea triloba cultivar NCNSP0323 chromosome 10, ASM357664v1 contains the following coding sequences:
- the LOC116032649 gene encoding putative late blight resistance protein homolog R1B-12 yields MSCVAVNSLVRTIELELLQPPSRPIVRQKQLIPGNEKFIQNLHQKLGDLIELLDENRMDAIQAIKDLETKLRDVAFRVEDEIEFQIAHLYEEEEELLTVETPQRTIDAEEDLFVEKPQGETWPSFKLGCILERAIRDIDAIQKELSEVKMEYVTAAASTTCCSDGGIDAMMVVGDSSHYQPLQGSRMVGKNNEFQIVKAMLIEHSSRQREIVSIKGMGGIGKTTLARRLYEDSSIASHFDKRAWVVASQNHDKLQILTDLLISMRGCVDSDTQEDQLAEKLYQNMMRQRYFVVMDDIWSVEAWDSVKACFPNNGNGSRVLLTTRSSEVATIIGSKDDFSHQMQLLEEGESWNLFHEKIGKSLGSEFDMIGRQIVEKCKGLPLAIIIAAGLFSKLDTLDEWMNVAEALNSSTTTTTIDEECSRILSSSYNHLSHSLKACFLYLSIFPEDKEIHVREIVKLWVAEGLVKGAKDMSFDAVARRHVQELKDRNLILVSQPSSCGRKIKKFRMHDLLHSFCVREAKKENLLHVVYKNGSNFPPKDFRWVSIQSAERFNEQTLYSSLINCRSIFVFSGQYTSSNSKISPLLRVLYNHTYYEIGYLVHLRCLLSRKRAFTILDPFRSWNFQTLSAYSIDKMSFLEFPQLQHLGSYIGLRDFPISFHQNLKSICGLIPDQCTKELFTKVPYLKKVEILCEDGWSDCINNVAYSHQLQSLHLLGTLFGGLVIPNINHLVYLKNLTRLRFTYLTFEWKAINILSKLSKLEVLRLSRCWCIGEEWELLEEENFDQLIYLEIKTRNFERWEASACHFPKLERLVLACCKELEKIPTEFAEIPNLKSIELYECLPSAVDSAKEIQKEQHGQGNDNMVVIDKSIKELHSNSDSEEDELES; encoded by the exons ATGTCTTGTGTTGCTGTAAATTCTCTTGTGAGGACGATTGAGCTTGAGTTGTTGCAACCTCCGTCTCGCCCAATCGTACGGCAAAAGCAACTCATCCCTGGCAATGAAAAGTTTATCCAAAATCTCCACCAGAAGCTCGGTGATCTGATAGAGCTGTTGGATGAGAACAGGATGGATGCTATCCAAGCTATTAAAGACTTGGAAACTAAGCTCAGAGATGTGGCTTTCCGAGTGGAAGATGAAATCGAATTCCAAATCGCACATCTTTatgaggaagaggaagagtTACTTACAGTGGAAACACCACAGAGGACTATTGATGCAGAAGAAGATCTTTTTGTGGAAAAACCACAAGGAGAAACTTGGCCTTCTTTCAAACTTGGTTGTATTTTGGAAAGAGCAATAAGAGACATTGATGCCATCCAGAAAGAGTTGTCCGAAGTGAAGATGGAGTATGTCACAGCTGCAGCTTCTACCACATGTTGTAGTGATGGAGGAATTGATGCCATGATGGTGGTGGGGGATTCCTCCCATTACCAACCCCTGCAGGGCAGCAGAATGGTGGGGAAAAACAATGAGTTCCAAATTGTAAAGGCGATGCTAATTGAGCATTCATCAAGGCAACGAGAAATTGTCTCCATTAAAGGTATGGGAGGGATTGGCAAGACAACATTAGCTAGACGACTTTATGAAGATTCATCAATTGCCTCCCACTTTGACAAGCGAGCATGGGTTGTTGCATCACAAAATCATGATAAGCTACAAATACTCACAGATCTTCTTATATCAATGAGGGGTTGTGTAGATAGTGACACTCAAGAGGATCAGCTAGCAGAAAAACTGTACCAAAATATGATGAGGCAAAGGTACTTTGTTGTGATGGATGACATTTGGAGTGTCGAGGCCTGGGATTCCGTTAAAGCTTGCTTTCCAAATAATGGAAATGGCAGTCGAGTTTTGTTGACTACTCGCTCTTCAGAGGTGGCTACTATTATAGGCTCTAAAGATGACTTTTCGCATCAAATGCAATTGTTAGAAGAAGGTGAGAGTTGGAATCTATTTCATGAAAAGATAGGCAAATCTCTGGGTTCTGAATTCGATATGATTGGGAGACAGATTGTTGAGAAATGCAAAGGATTGCCTTTGGCAATTATTATTGCtgcaggtttattttccaaACTTGATACTCTAGATGAGTGGATGAATGTTGCAGAAGCTTTAAATTCatctacaacaacaacaacaattgatGAAGAATGCTCAAGGATACTCTCATCTAGTTACAATCACTTGTCTCACAGTTTGAAGgcttgttttttatatttgagcatatttCCGGAAGATAAAGAGATCCATGTTAGAGAAATCGTAAAGTTATGGGTTGCCGAAGGACTTGTAAAGGGAGCCAAGGATATGAGCTTTGATGCGGTGGCTAGAAGGCACGTTCAAGAACTCAAGGATAGGAACCTAATTCTTGTAAGTCAGCCAAGTAGTTgtggaagaaaaataaagaaatttagAATGCATGATTTATTGCATTCTTTTTGTGTGAGGGAAGCTAAAAAGGAGAACCTTCTACATGTTGTCTACAAAAATGGGTCTAATTTCCCTCCGAAAGATTTCCGATGGGTAAGCATCCAATCTGCAGAAAGGTTTAACGAACAAACATTATATTCTTCTTTAATAAACTGTCGATCCATCTTCGTTTTTTCCGGACAGTATACAtcttcaaattcaaaaattagccCCCTGTTAAGAGTACTCTATAATCATACTTACTATGAGATTGGATATCTTGTCCATTTGAGATGCCTATTGTCAAGGAAGCGAGCTTTTACCATTTTAGATCCATTTCGTAGTTGGAATTTTCAAACACTTTCAGCTTATAGTATTGATAAAATGAGCTTTTTAGAGTTCCCACAACTACAACATTTGGGTAGTTACATAGGACTGAGGGATTTTCCCATATCTTTTCATCAAAACTTGAAGAGCATTTGTGGATTGATTCCTGATCAATGCACAAAAGAGTTATTTACAAAAGTTCCATACCTGAAGAAGGTAGAGATTCTATGTGAAGATGGTTGGAGTGATTGCATTAATAACGTTGCCTATTCACACCAGCTCCAAAGTCTGCATCTTCTTGGTACATTATTTGGGGGGTTGGTGATTCCAAATATTAACCACCTTGTTTACTTGAAAAACCTTACGAGGTTGAGGTTTACGTACTTGACATTTGAGTGGAAGGCAATTAATATTCTTAGCAAGTTGTCTAAACTTGAGGTGCTAAGGCTAAGCCGTTGTTGGTGCATTGGTGAGGAGTGGGAACTATTGGAGGAGGAGAATTTCGACCAGTTAATTTATTTGGAAATTAAAACGAGGAATTTTGAGCGTTGGGAAGCAAGTGCTTGTCATTTTCCGAAGCTTGAGCGTCTAGTCCTTGCTTGCTGCAAAGAATTGGAAAAGATCCCAACTGAGTTTGCAGAAATTCCAAACTTGAAGTCAATCGAATTGTATGAATGTCTTCCTTCTGCGGTGGATTCTGCCAAGGAAATTCAAAAAGAGCAACATGGGCAAGGAAATGATAATATGGTTGTCATTGACAAAAGCATAAAAGAG CTTCACTCCAACTCTGACAGCGAAGAAGATGAACTTGAGTCATAG
- the LOC116031960 gene encoding uncharacterized protein At4g14100-like, with product MQFLGKPNKIPSFLILLFASSLLFPLIESRSEPTTDAEEPVPAPWPLQFHSILFINTSKGALQKVDLWYDWPNGRNFNIIQYQLGKLLYDLEWDNGTSFVYTLDQNRECKVLHFSVGILRPNWLDGANYLGQKYMDGFLCNVWEKVDFIWYYEDVATKRPVYWAFFSGMVAHVMTFEVGKVLEDPGWQAPVYCFKENSTLQYLASPISGARFLTGGALDAPNLL from the exons atgcaatttttagGGAAACCCAACAAAATTCCCAGTTTCCTCATCCTTCTCTTTGCCTCTTCTCTACTCTTCCCCTTGATCGAATCAAGATCAGAACCCACCACCGATGCGGAGGAGCCGGTTCCGGCCCCATGGCCATTGCAATTCCACTCAATCCTCTTCATTAATACCTCCAAAGGGGCCCTGCAAAAGGTGGACCTCTGGTATGACTGGCCAAATGGCAGGAACTTCAACATAATCCAGTACCAGTTGGGGAAGCTGCTCTATGATTTGGAATGGGATAATGGGACTTCCTTCGTTTATACTCTGGATCAGAACCGGGAGTGCAAGGTCCTACATTTCTCAGTGGGAATTCTCAGACCCAATTGGCTTGATGGGGCTAACTATCTTGGCCAGAAATACATGGATGGGTTTCTGTGTAATGTCTGGGAAAAAGTTGATTTCATTTGGTACTATGAGGATGTTGCCACCAAAAGACCTGTTTATTGGGCTTTCTTCTCTG GAATGGTTGCTCATGTGATGACATTTGAAGTGGGAAAAGTGCTTGAGGACCCTGGTTGGCAGGCCCCTGTCTACTGCTTCAAGGAAAACTCTACACTTCAATATTTGGCTAGCCCCATTTCTGGTGCCAGATTCTTGACAGGAGGAGCTTTGGATGCCCCTAACTTGCTCTAG
- the LOC116031378 gene encoding probable beta-1,4-xylosyltransferase IRX10L, with product MRNCRLGFVLLLYLASVLGIGAFKFHRSHHTERIEGSAGDVLEDDPVGRLKVFVYELPSKYNKKILQKDQRCLNHMFAAEIFMHRFLLSSPVRTLNPEEADWFYTPVYTTCDLTPNGLPLPFKSPRMMRSAIQLIASNWPYWNRTEGADHFFIVPHDFGACFHYQEEKAIERGILRLLQRATLVQTFGQRNHVCLKEGSITIPPYAPPQKMQSHLIPPETPRSIFVYFRGLFYDVGNDPEGGYYARGARAAVWENFKDNPLFDISTEHPTTYYEDMQRAIFCLCPLGWAPWSPRLVEAVIFGCIPVIIADDIVLPFADAIPWEDIGVFVAEEDVPKLDTILTSIRPEEILRKQRLLANPSMKQAMLFPQPAQPGDAFHQILNGLARKLPHDRSVYLEPGEKVLNWTAGPVGDLKPW from the exons ATGAGGAATTGCAGATTGGgttttgttttacttctttatCTTGCTTCTGTACTGGGAATTGGAGCTTTCAAGTTTCATAGGAGTCATCACACTGAGAGAATAGAag GTAGTGCTGGTGATGTGTTGGAAGATGATCCAGTTGGAAGGCTAAAAGTTTTTGTATATGAGCTTCCAAGCAAATATAACAAGAAAATTCTCCAGAAGGATCAACGATGTCTTAACCACATGTTTGCTGCTGAGATTTTTATGCATAGGTTCCTTTTATCCAGCCCCGTTCGTACCCTTAATCCCGAGGAAGCTGATTGGTTTTACACTCCAGTGTACACCACTTGTGACCTCACGCCAAATGGCCTTCCTTTACCCTTTAAGTCGCCCCGCATGATGAGGAGCGCTATACAGCTTATTGCTTCTAACTGGCCATATTGGAATAGGACGGAAGGGGCTGATCACTTCTTTATTGTGCCACATGATTTTGGGGCTTGCTTTCATTATCAA GAGGAAAAAGCAATTGAAAGAGGGATTCTTAGGCTACTCCAGCGAGCAACTTTGGTGCAAACTTTTGGGCAACGAAATCACGTTTGCTTGAAGGAAGGTTCGATTACTATTCCTCCTTATGCCCCGCCACAGAAAATGCAATCCCACTTGATCCCTCCGGAGACCCCACGATCCATCTTTGTTTACTTCCGAGGTTTGTTTTATGATGTTGGCAATGACCCCGAAGGTGGCTACTATGCGAG AGGTGCCCGAGCTGCAGTGTGGGAGAATTTTAAGGACAATCCTCTCTTCGACATTTCTACCGAGCATCCAACAACTTACTATGAGGATATGCAGCGGGCTATCTTCTGCTTGTGCCCACTCGGGTGGGCTCCGTGGAGTCCGAGATTGGTTGAAGCAGTGATATTCGGTTGCATCCCTGTTATTATAGCCGACGACATCGTCTTACCTTTTGCTGATGCAATCCCGTGGGAAGACATTGGGGTATTTGTCGCGGAGGAGGATGTACCAAAATTGGACACAATTCTCACTTCTATTCGACCCGAGGAAATCTTGAGGAAGCAAAGATTGCTTGCAAACCCTTCAATGAAACAGGCAATGTTGTTCCCACAGCCCGCTCAACCCGGGGATGCATTCCATCAAATTTTGAACGGGCTTGCTCGGAAGTTGCCACATGACCGGAGCGTTTACTTGGAACCCGGTGAAAAGGTCTTGAACTGGACCGCTGGTCCGGTGGGTGACCTGAAACCATGGTAG